The Dehalococcoidia bacterium genome includes a window with the following:
- a CDS encoding GYD domain-containing protein, protein MPHYVVLYNFTDAGRKSIKDTVKRAQEIRQENESRGFKVIGHYWTQGRYDLVTVVEAPSEEAMMKGLFSIAEAGNVSSETLRAFTDDEMMRILS, encoded by the coding sequence ATGCCTCACTACGTGGTCCTCTACAACTTCACGGACGCCGGACGCAAAAGCATCAAGGACACGGTCAAGAGAGCGCAGGAGATCCGGCAGGAGAACGAGTCGCGGGGGTTCAAGGTCATCGGGCACTACTGGACCCAGGGCCGGTATGACCTCGTGACGGTCGTCGAAGCGCCGAGCGAGGAGGCGATGATGAAGGGCCTTTTCAGCATTGCCGAGGCCGGCAACGTCTCCAGCGAGACCCTGCGCGCCTTCACCGATGACGAAATGATGCGCATCCTGAGCTAG